GGACAGACTGACCGTGAGGGTTAAGCGATAAGGAATTTGGATTTTACCTTTCTAGCCCGAAGCAGAGGGAATAGCAGGAAGCTCATATTTCTGTTTCAGCAGGTgtggaaataaaaacatttgccaTACAGCTAACAAGAAACCAAAATGTTCGTTCGtttgataaaaatatttcacttgcctCATAAGTTTAGCATCTGCAAACATCTCTGGATCTATTCTCTGCTCGGTGATACCTACACAGCTGACTTCCAGATTAATCCCTTGTATTTACTTCCCATTAGAAGTATGACTCCACATTTCCAGTGTCtgattcattttgctttttatcaGTGGATCCTTCATCCAGTCCCAGATCTTGAAAACGCTTTGGTCAGTAGCTGTTAGTGATGCAAACAGGAATATCAATGTCAGCTGAGTCTCGTCACTGAGGCAGGGACCTGGGGGGGTCTGGGACCTCCCTTTCAGCCCATGTTTTGGAGCTACCAAACCACATCTGACTCAGCAGCTCAATATCAGCTATTCTGACACACAGCTTTCAATACCTGAAATACATCAAAATAAGAAGCCCTGACTGGCATCACCCCAAACTGCTCATTACTGCATTGCAGACACATAGGCATCCTCGTCAGGAGTCTGTCTTCAATATCTGTTACACACACCTGattttttgaaagagaagttcCTCTGTCCAAGGGCAACACACAACTTTCCCAAAGGAGTCTGTAACTAACAACTTCTCAATTGTCTGTAACTAACAATTTCTCCGTTGTTCTCCAGGTATCATTTCCATCTTGTTCTACAGCCAATTGTCTCCATAATCTCTTtctctctgatgaagatccaCACCATGGTTCAACAGATGCTTTAAGTGCTCATTTAGCTGTATGTCTGAGAGTAATTATACACCGAGGTTAACTGCACTGCTCTGGTTGTAAAGCGCCTGGAGGATCTGAGATGTCGGCAAAGATCTTTAGAGAAATACAGTGCTTCAGGTCAACCTTCTCCTTCCCATTGTCCCTAGTATATGGGATGGTGCCAAGGAGAAACCCTGCATTTGGCAAAAGGCAGCCACTGTCAGTGACTGAAGGCTCATCAGCTGGGAAGCTGATGAGTGTCATCTGCTCTCTAGGATGACCTAGGAGACTGAGGATCTCAAACTTCATAAAATCAGctcctcttcccccttttccccaaGTGTTTACTTGTTTGGTTGATCCAAACCCCCTGAAAAGTTCCTAGGAAATTCATTCATGGTTTTAGACCATGACCATAGAGCCAGGCTTGCTCctgctctggttttgttttgcaattcTTGAAGGACCTTTTGCAGGTTTGCTCTGACTCCCACAGCATGAGCTGGTTTTTATATCATTTACACCAACAAGGAACAAAAATACATTCatcatctttaatttttattcaatGCCAGTTCCTTCTCTTTACATGTAAGAAAGTAATTAGTTTAATTTACTTTACCTTGAAAATGGTAATATATTCTGTGGCATATTTAGCAATTATTAAAATGATCACCATGGAAACCAAGGATATAAGTGGAGAGATAAAAAACAGTTGCATCACAAACATGGCATGGAGGATTGCATTGGGAGGCAGCTAAATACCCATTACCATACTCTTCATTATAGTGAAGTCAACAaggagacataaaaataaataatttatgtttgTGACTTAGAAAGGTAAACGTAGTGGAGCAATGAATTTCTCCTTGTCTGACCAAATTGCCACAAACTTAGGATTTCAGGTATTTATGAAGGCAGACTATCACTCGGGACACAAAGAATTCAATGTCGGATCTCCAGCCCTCCAGAGAGAGCTTCTTGATCATGGAGAATGAGTTAATAGAATTCTTGTCAGTCAGGGAAATCCCAAATTCATTCTTTACTTGGTAAAAGGTGCTTAAAAAGGACAAATATATCCCGATCCACTTCTAGATTTCCTACAGATGTTTTTCCTAGTGTAAGGACTTAAGAACTGAGCGCAAATAAAAAGTCTTTTCCGCACAAGTGACCCTAAATGCATACAGACTCATACACGAAGCGTTCAACCCACTTGATTTTTATACAAAATAACAGGTTGTGGACATGCAGTCAGTTGCAACTGCCCCGTTACCACAAATCCACCCAGGAGAAGTACAAATAACAGTGGCCGGTTTTGTCCACGAGCAGTGGATCTCAAAAGCACAAGAAGGAGCACAAATATAGAAACCTTGTTCGTAAAACAGACTGGCTCTCAGCATGTCTCACTTCAAGGAGAAACACGTCTTCCCGTGTTTGCTGTGGATATTTGccgattttattatttttccatataaATCTGTGTAACTGAACTTGTTAAATACAAATCCATTCTTTTAACAGGATGACAATGTGGGAAAGAGTGAGGAAAATCTGCTGTCGTCAGATACAGATGAAGAAGCCAAAAAGGATGAAGAAGACTATTACCAAACTCCCAGCAGTATTTTAGCAAAGGTAGGTTATCAGTTGTGAGTTCTGCTGGTTTGTTAAGAGCTCCAAGGAGATAGGAGACATTTAATGAGCCAAAAAGGAATCGGTATGAGGAACCACTAGTACCTTGCGAAAGGAATAGGTAGATAAAACAGTAGATAATGGAGCTTTCATTTGTACAAGAAAAAATACACTAAACTCATTCAAAGGATCTTTCTGGTGGAAAGCGGCATTTCGACAAAAACAAATTGCTGGTTTTGTTGAAATTCCCCAAATTGACTGTTTCATTGTAAATGGCTTTTGCCTATTGTATCGCAGGGTTggttgttggttgttgttttttttttttccaaaagtgaaaGCTTCATTTACAAAATGTAGttgtatattatttttatgtattttaaaatgtaattctgttGAAGCACCATTAGGCTGCATAAAACCAAGCAGTAATTTCAAAATGCTGTGAAACATTTTGGTATCTACATTTCAGTGTGAATCAAAGGAACAGGAGGAATCATACtggttattttaaacaaattttggCACCTAGTTTGGGAGGCTAATTTCTCTCGGCTTCCCATACAGCGGTCAGGACAAGCTAAGTCAGGCTTCTGGAGAAGTCACAGCCTCTCCCAAAAGACTGTCCAGCTAACTGAAGGACATTAGCAATGTGATTTTGTCATATAATCTAAGTGCTTTAAGTTAAGCACACCCAAAGTACAAGACTCTTTTCAAACTGCTTAAATTAAAACATAACAAAATTTTTGTGATCGTATATATATACCTGGAAATGTGCCAAACCGAAAGGTAAGCAAATGGTAGCATCACTAATACCAGATAACATTAACTTGTAAGTTTGAACCACCTTTCTAGTTCACGGTTTCTGGGAAGTGAGTTATTTGGGAAAAGCCAAGGTACATTAGCCAATgtgtttaaaaagcaaaggaCTGAACAAAGTaaggaaattaagatttttttttttctgtaggtagGGCAAGGATATTTGCGTCTTATGTTGTCATGTGTTTCCAACAGTGCACTACCGAAGTATCAAAGCCCGACCATACAGCTGAGTCTGATGTTTCTGTGCAAGAGAAGCCTGTGCAGGAGAACCCAGTAAAGGAGAACATTTATATGTCAATGAAATCACTGTAAGTAAAAACTTCATTAAGGTTTGCAAATTAAAAGTGATGTAGTGGTACAGATGGACCTATCATCTGTGGTATTTATACAACAATATCTAGAGGCTGCATCTTGTTTGAGTGAGTCCTCCTTTGCTCTTGGTTCAGAAAGTTCAGAACTCGCAGAAATACCAGAGTGAAATTCAAACTCATCGAAGTGAAATTTAACTCACATTGCAAACTCACGCATTTAGACAGGCTCTGACTATAGGATGCAGCACTTTTTGTTGCCTTAACACTTTTTCTAGGTGATCATGACATAACAGCTCACCACTTTACTCAGATACCTCAGCCGAAGTCCAGCAACCTTTCACATAGGTACTCTTCAGAGCATTATCTAGTGGTTAAAAGAGAAGGGTAGACTGGGCATTAGGTCCAGTAAGAAGTTAAGAAGGTGATCCTGAGTAGGtcacctccttccttcccttttcccatccAAATAATGGGTTTGATGCCCTGTACTTTGAAGGTTCGGTGTTTGGCTTGACACAAAGAAAGACCTGAACCTCGTATGACAGTTGTAGGGCCACAGGGAAACTTCACAACCTCCACAATACAGCACAGTTTACTGAAGAGAAGTGTGCCTACACGGTATAAGCCTACCTCCTGAGCCCCAGGACTGGTCCTTGGCCATTAGCTATGGCCTGCCAGCCACAGACAGTCAGGTCTTATGCCACACAGTGGGAGGCAATCAGAAATGCAGACCAACAAAACAGCTTATTCCAATAGACTTATTCAAGCTCAGCTGTGTCTTTGGGAGCCCTTGGAGCGAATTACTGTAGAAACCTCACAAGCCTATGCTATCTGAGTTAAAATGTACCAAGAGTAGCTTTTGCTACTAACCCCGGTCTTGTTTGGGGCGTGGAGGGGAGTTGCCCCCAGCATTATATGGCTCATCAAACAAAAAGCATTCAAGCACATCTGAGCTGCTGCATCTCCCACGGGACAGCATTACATCCTTGCAGAAGCCAGTACAGCCAAGGCCAACGATCTGTACTCAGTTTCTTTGTCAAGGCATGTTGTTAGCTGGAATGTTTTCAGGCTTAATAAATAGTCTTTACTGAAAAGGTTTATTTTGGGCTTTACGGTCCGTTTTTAGAAGGCCTGTTTATTTTACTTAGCTGTAATTTTGTCCACTGCATATTCTACAAGAACTTGTTATTCTTTGCTTCACTGACGGCTATTTGATCCAGCTTCAAACACAGCAAGAGCACCTGGAACTGCCAAACCAGTTCATTTTTTTACCACCATTCCTCTTCAGTAGGTTGCTGGATGAGAGTTGCCAGTTCATGTGCAGACGTGACGAGCTCCCGTCTCCTCCCAAATGCCGAGACAACGGTGCACATCCAAGAGACTTGGAAGCAAACAGAGACCTAAAACTCCCAGAAAGCAGCAccagccagcagccagccctCCAGAGAAGACAAAACTCATTACCACTTTCGGTGGTTCAGTTGTCTATACTGCTCGGGTAAGTGTCCTCTCCATTTTTTGTTACAGAGAAGACAGATGTGTCTTCTTTGTGGGTTTCAGTTGAGGTACTGGTAGAGTGTGCCTGGTCTCTGATGTTTTCTCTCACAGTCAAGTTAAAGATGAGACCCAACTGCAGAAGCTGGATATTTCCGTCCCCCTGGCTGATCTTAACAGCTACCTAAAACTTACCGAAGCAGCAGGACAAATATGGTAAGTCCTGGATGTCTTCTGATGGTGCTTGTCAGATGTGAATGAGAGACAATCAGTGAAGGTACCAAAGTGAACCACCACACGCATCCATGTACAGTTTTGTCAGTGCAGGACAGTGTGTGCTGGAACTTCAGTGATTCCTTTCTGCTCTAACTCTTCATGTACTTGAGTTTCTATTTCAACTGCTGTTGAAAAGGGCTATGTAGAATCAAGATGCCTTACCATGCTGTGTAATGATTTGCAATGAAGTCCCACCCCAAAAGCTAATCTTCTGATGTTGATGTGAAATCACCTAATCGCTGCTACCCAGTTTCACCTGTCATTTGGTGAACCGTAATGACAGTGTGTCTCAGAGATACAGTGAGGGGATCTATCTTGTGAGAGGGTAAATAGGGCCTTTAGACCAAAAATCTTACAGGCTTCGGTATAGGTGGCTAGTGACCCTTTGTTATTGATGATAAAGCCAAAAATTAGGAAGCGCATACGAGCGATAGACTTCAAGTGCCTTTTATTTGACTTCTGTACCCCCTCATGTACActtaagaagaaaaagggaattcGTGGAAAGAGATGACAGTCCTTTGGAAAGCCATAAACCATAAAACACTGGAAAGGGTGACAACATGGAACCAGCTGGCACAGAGGGAATCATTTCCAAACCTATTAAATTCTGTGATTCGCTCTCCTTCATCTAatcctttcttatcttttttttccctttaacctCTTACCCTGTGTCCCCCATATTACACACCTACATCACGTCACTTTGTCATTTAAGCAGTAGCACCTGCAAAGCGCTCTGAGGCTCTCCGGTTAAGTGTGAGCTGTAAGGGAAAATTTAACATAAATGATGTTCCATAAATCAAGCTGCCTCGAGTCAGATGCCAGCATAAAACTATCTCCAAATTAATCCCAGCACTGGTTCAGTGCTAGGCGGAGATTCTTCACAAGCAGGTGTTATGGGCCAGAGCACATACATATGTTTATTAGCCTCATTGGAAATGAGTCCCTAGACCTTCAATATCAATAACTAGGATGAAGCTGTGGGAGCAGAAAAAACGTTCAGTGCATACCCCTGTTCTGCCTGTTGATCTTTCCCTGCCACACGTCACCGAGACTGCCTTTGGCTGTTGCTCTCATGTTCACACTAATCAGATGCACTGTGTGCACAGCAAGTCACTTTGTTTCAGCCACTgtcaacaagaagaaaaaaataccattgtaAAAGGGACTGGAAATGGGCGCCCACCTCAACAATTAGATATACATCTAAATTTACAGAGCTTTCTCAGTGGAAATTTATATTGAAAGAATTTGGGGCTCCTACCAGGAGGGAACAGAGCACTAGGTCTGTCAGGTCAGCTAATCCTAAATAGCTTGTCATTAAGGAGAGTCTACCGGAGACCAGCAGGGAAGAGATACTGGAATTTCCATAAGGGTCCTGTCAGGACAGCAACAGTTCTCTCTGATCCTTGCAGTTTTATCATAGATAAAACACATGATAATAAGTTTTAATTTCGTTCTTTTGGGATGACTTTGGAAATCATCTCAGTCAAGCATTGTGCTAAAGCATCTGCAGTGCGTCTGGCCTGCTGCTTTCGGACTGGAATCCCCAACTTTCACTGCTGACGTTGCTATCACCAATCTGCCTTGTTAACCTGCTGCAACGTCAGTGTCATGTGCGCTTTTAGGAGGACACACTGGGATGGATGAAGCAGCTTGGTTTCAGTTAGAACCAAACCAAAAAGTTGTGAAGTCATTCAACCTGTGTGTTATTTCCAGAGGGCAGCACCATAAATGCAATCCTGTTGGACCATTGCCGTTCTGTTGGCAGTAACTGGATATCCCGTGTGTTTCCTTTATTGTCTGTCCTCCAAATACCCTAGCGTCTCACAGTGGACTGGTCCTCACCAGCTGGGATGTTTGTTTAACCACGGAGACCACATAGTGGCTGTGAATGATCTGCAGCCCCAGGACGTGGAGGAGGCTTACTTCTTCATCAGCAGGTCCACAAGAAAGGAGGTAAGCCTGACAGACCTGAAGGTGACAGTCATGAATCAAGCCAACTGAGAAAGTAAGTTGCTTCTTGCATTTCAAGTGGCCCCATCCAAACCAGTTTACCCTGGTTTCAGTTTGGCATGAATAACTTCAGAATGATGCTAAGGAGCTATTTGGTACTGATGTAGCATTTCTTATCACGGGGCTATTTGGGGAATGCAAGGTCAGCACTGCTGTGTTTAAGGACTTGATCTCAAAGAGTCTGAGCAATCCCAAGAGGTGCTACTGGGCAACCATAAATTAGAATTACTTGGTATTTTTTTGCTAAGGCCCAGGAATTGCaaactttggaaaataaacaatTGCCTCCAGTGGATGCGTAGTTGCTTATAGTGGTTTTAGGTATGGAGGCCAGAGCCCTCCTGGGAGAGCCCTCCTCAAGCACCACATATCTCCTTGTGTGAtaccactttctttttttgaagaatgTGGGCGATTTCTAAGTGGTGCCTTAACACCACTGTGATCTGCTACATGTTGACACCTATGTTCCTCTCAGATGGACCCATATTTCAGTATCCATGTTCTCTGACCCATACCTGAACACATTCCTATTTGAGTTTTGCTGAGAAAGTCGAGGTCATCAGATGCCGTTGCAatctaagggaaaaaaagccagtctcaggaagaaaaaaatactcgtCTCTTAACAGGGTATTTATATTTAGCTAGTTAAAGTACAAGTCAGACGGTAGCACAAACGTTGATCAGATATAACAAGCTCTGAaagtttctcttatttttttcttttttaaggtgaAACTTACTGTATGTAGGATTCCACATTCAGGTGTCTTCCATGTTAAAGGCTGCTCATGTTCCTGAAAAAAGAACTCAATGATTAAGTAAGTGCCAAATTCAAGGGAAAAGATCAGGGAGACTAATGTGATATATAGTGTATGGAGGTAATCTTTATCTTCTAGAGCTGCCAGATATCTTTTGTTGCTGAAGTACAAAGAATAGAGAACGTGGATTTAATTTTCATTGTATGTCCTAATAACTTGTATTGTTGACATGAATGGCACGTGTTTGGGTTGTA
The window above is part of the Numenius arquata chromosome 15, bNumArq3.hap1.1, whole genome shotgun sequence genome. Proteins encoded here:
- the PLEKHS1 gene encoding pleckstrin homology domain-containing family S member 1, producing MASPSKRNSAVTTQNTFCPEGGVCKHGFLIKSPPLQLFNSQNSWKRRFFILSKSSKGNYVLKYLKGQNIKGSIAVDQIVNIEVGISNSEIMETVRKMFKCLPEQVMSVSTGNRRYYLIGSSRQETEDWVAVISSICREAKGGGCCPQTQDLPNPEVRSRPSSLPSFLNPVDTTSFQERQSYQKENGPSEDKNRPNSDPGPHRAPRGVFPSQDDNVGKSEENLLSSDTDEEAKKDEEDYYQTPSSILAKCTTEVSKPDHTAESDVSVQEKPVQENPVKENIYMSMKSLRLLDESCQFMCRRDELPSPPKCRDNGAHPRDLEANRDLKLPESSTSQQPALQRRQNSLPLSVVQLSILLGQVKDETQLQKLDISVPLADLNSYLKLTEAAGQICVSQWTGPHQLGCLFNHGDHIVAVNDLQPQDVEEAYFFISRSTRKEVKLTVCRIPHSGVFHVKGCSCS